From the genome of Homalodisca vitripennis isolate AUS2020 chromosome 8, UT_GWSS_2.1, whole genome shotgun sequence, one region includes:
- the LOC124368247 gene encoding uncharacterized protein LOC124368247, with protein MPDEAVLVGYADDKQLSESHQHIAEDRKAIYQGKGEIGKERATLEERTRTYRQWQELWDQETRGRWTARLIPMVQLWTGSPDCTYCPAVPDDAEYTFFRCPHWERPRLEATRTLGVFSVDSVCQVMLEGEDNWNCVSHFVQGILRAKKIDLDLNVV; from the exons ATGCCGGATGAGGCAgttttagttgggtacgccgatgacaaGCAGCTCTCAGAGTCGCATCAGCATATC GCTGAGGATAGGAAAGCAATATACCAGGgaaaaggcgagatcggcaaggaacGTGCCACATTAGAAGAGCGCACCCGCACCTACCGGCAATGGCAGGAGTTGTGGGATCAAGAGACCCGAGGACGTTGGACAGCACGGCTGATACCGATGGTCCAGCTTTGG accggttcaccggactGTACTTATTGCCCGGCTGTTCCCGATGATGCGGAGTACACATTCTTCCGCTGCCCacattgggaaaggccccgccttgagGCAACACGCACTCTGggtgttttttcggtggactCTGTCTGCCAAGTGATGCTGGAGGGTGAGGACAACTGGAACTGTGTGTCTCATTTTGTCCAGGGTATTCTCCGCGCTAAAAAGATTGATCTAGACCTAAATGTGGTTTAG